In Maridesulfovibrio sp., the following proteins share a genomic window:
- the hpnH gene encoding adenosyl-hopene transferase HpnH — MAIPAIQVARLGKYILTQTLKGNKHYPLVLMLEPLFQCNLRCKGCGKVNQPPEILNKRLSVDECIAAVEECGAPIVSIPGGEPLLHPEIPTIVSELIKRKKFVYLCTNGILMPERIHEFKPSPYLTFNLHLDGPAEVHDKVVCKQGVFDSAVRTIKLLKSKGFRVNTNTTLFGGQTAEKAAEFFDFLMDLKVDGMTLSAAFSYEAAEDQDAFLTRPQSEKLFREIFTIGKGKDWDFSHSSFYLDFLAGNQPDYKCSPWGNPCRSVHGWQRPCYLLEDGFVSSYKELMEHTDWDKFGVGNDPRCANCMVHCGFEPTAVADSVRHPIKGALLALKGVSVK; from the coding sequence TTGGCAATTCCCGCAATTCAAGTAGCTAGACTCGGCAAATATATTCTCACCCAGACCCTTAAGGGTAACAAACATTACCCGCTGGTACTTATGCTCGAACCGCTTTTCCAGTGCAATTTGCGTTGCAAAGGCTGCGGTAAAGTCAACCAGCCGCCGGAAATTCTAAATAAACGTCTTTCTGTTGATGAATGCATAGCGGCGGTGGAAGAGTGCGGTGCTCCTATTGTTTCCATTCCCGGTGGTGAGCCCCTGCTTCACCCGGAAATTCCGACCATCGTCAGCGAGCTGATCAAACGTAAGAAATTCGTCTACCTCTGCACCAACGGCATCCTCATGCCCGAGCGCATTCACGAGTTCAAACCCAGCCCATACCTGACCTTCAACCTTCATCTGGACGGTCCCGCAGAAGTTCACGATAAGGTTGTCTGCAAGCAGGGCGTTTTTGATTCTGCAGTTCGTACCATCAAGTTGCTTAAATCAAAGGGCTTTCGGGTGAATACCAATACAACTCTCTTCGGCGGACAGACTGCTGAAAAAGCTGCTGAGTTCTTTGATTTTCTCATGGATCTTAAAGTTGACGGCATGACTCTTTCCGCTGCATTCAGCTACGAAGCAGCAGAAGATCAGGATGCATTCCTGACCCGTCCGCAGAGTGAGAAGCTTTTCCGTGAAATTTTCACCATCGGCAAAGGCAAGGATTGGGATTTCAGCCACAGTAGCTTCTATCTCGATTTTCTCGCCGGAAATCAGCCGGATTACAAATGTTCCCCGTGGGGCAACCCCTGTCGTTCCGTGCATGGCTGGCAGCGTCCCTGCTACCTGCTTGAAGACGGTTTTGTTTCATCCTATAAGGAACTAATGGAACATACTGACTGGGACAAATTCGGTGTTGGTAACGATCCCCGTTGCGCGAACTGCATGGTTCATTGTGGTTTTGAGCCTACTGCAGTGGCTGATTCAGTAAGACACCCTATTAAAGGTGCCTTGCTGGCCCTAAAAGGTGTCAGCGTTAAGTAA
- a CDS encoding PhnD/SsuA/transferrin family substrate-binding protein: MFRRIIVCTFVMVLAFSSAATAGRFDFAIIQPGQPGSTAEAQPVMDELAKYLSAKLGEKVQGVYYNELNAALDALGKEAPAWAITGLTFFESYKSKIPMTPVAATLPQGMQKDIWRLIVPASGTDNPEGVKGTVFGSMLYTPKALDILFHGTGGADITPEGTHSALRMLRKVNKGKAVGVVLDAVQYSVIKDSDRYSNTKVIYTSEELPTSPVVWFGKTDDDSFRLQAVLLNMGKDPKAQELLKLLQTSGFNPADKDL; encoded by the coding sequence ATGTTCAGAAGAATTATCGTATGCACATTTGTAATGGTTCTTGCTTTCAGCTCGGCTGCGACTGCCGGAAGGTTTGATTTCGCCATCATCCAGCCCGGTCAGCCGGGTAGTACCGCTGAAGCTCAGCCCGTTATGGATGAGTTGGCAAAATATCTTTCTGCCAAATTGGGGGAAAAGGTTCAGGGTGTTTATTACAATGAACTGAATGCTGCTCTGGATGCTCTCGGCAAGGAAGCTCCTGCATGGGCAATTACCGGCCTGACTTTTTTTGAATCCTACAAATCTAAAATCCCTATGACTCCTGTTGCCGCAACCCTTCCGCAGGGAATGCAAAAGGATATATGGCGTTTGATTGTGCCCGCATCGGGAACAGATAACCCTGAAGGCGTGAAAGGTACTGTTTTCGGCTCCATGCTTTATACCCCCAAGGCGTTGGATATCCTTTTCCACGGAACCGGAGGAGCGGATATTACTCCCGAAGGTACGCACAGTGCTTTGCGGATGCTGCGTAAGGTTAATAAGGGTAAAGCTGTCGGGGTTGTGCTTGATGCTGTTCAGTATTCTGTAATTAAGGATTCTGATCGCTACTCCAATACAAAGGTTATTTACACATCTGAGGAACTGCCAACCAGCCCGGTTGTCTGGTTCGGCAAGACAGATGATGATTCTTTTCGTTTACAGGCTGTGTTACTCAACATGGGCAAGGACCCAAAGGCACAGGAATTGTTGAAACTGTTGCAGACCTCCGGCTTTAACCCGGCGGATAAGGACCTTTAA